CCAACCATTCAGCGTTGCTGCGCACCATCGCACCGCAGCCCCCGGCTTCATCAATGGCGGCCTCCAGATCCAACGCGTCCCAGGTCGCGACCGCCTTGGCGACAGATTCCGGTGTCGCTTCACACCCCAGCACTCCCTGCACCCTTGCCTGCAAGTGCGCCAGGCTGAAATGCGGCAGGAACCAGCGACCGTCTTTGGTCGGCCAAGGTTGCGTCATCGCCCGGGTATCTGAACTCGTTTCTGCAGCCACAAGCGCGTAAGTCCCATCTGCTCCCGGTCGCTGCATATAAAGCGTACTGCGCAAGGCAGCCGCCGCGTGGCGCGTATCGATGGTGACGTTCTGGCGGCGCCCGGTCTTTAGGTCCCAAATGTCAGACACGGCGACACCAATGCTGGCCAGCACAGATGCTGCTGTATCGCCGATCTTAAATCGGGTGGAATAGACAGGATCAGCGCCGGTGATTGTGACCTCGCCGTCAGGGGGAAGGTCCCCTCCTCTGACGTCCATAAGTTCCGCAAACGATCCTGTCATAGCTTTATCCTTTAAGCGTACTTTTCCCTGGCCTTTAAGCGTATTTTTCTCTGGCGAGCCCAAGTCTAACCACGGGGGCCATTCCTGCACAGAAGAACATCGCCAGACACAATGCCAAGGGCGTCCCCGACGTAAAGATGCTGAGCAATATCCCGCCAATCGCACCAAACAGAACACGTGTCGCCCCAAATAACGCCGCCGCAGCGCCGGCATTGCGCGGGTAACGATGCATCAAGATCGCATTGCAGTTCGCCGATACCATGCCATTGATGCCGACAATAAAAAGCGTTGGAACCAATATTCCATAGATGCCGAAGGTGCCTGTCCCCCCCAAGACCAATAATCCAATTGCGCCAAGGGCACCTGACATTTGGCCAGCCGTGGTCATCTGCGGAATCGTATAACGCTTCAACAGACGAATGTTGAGGTAGGATGACAACAACAGACCGAATACGTTGATGCTAAATAACGCGCCGAACCATTCCGGCGGCACACCGTAATAGCTGATCAAAACCATCGGCGACCCGGTGATATAAACGAACATCGCCGCCGTTGTTAACCCACCGCCAATGATATGCCCGACCGCATACCGGTCTTTCAGAATATGGCTATAAGCAATGAAGGCGGCCGCTAACTTCAGGTCTCCCCGGCGCTCCGGCGGCAGGGTTTCCTTCAACATGAAAAACGTCGCCGACAAACACATCGCGCCAAATATTGCCAAGCCAAGGAAGATCCCGCGCCAATCACTATACAGCATAATCTGGCCGCCCAAGGTCGGGGCAACCAGGGGTGCGATCCCCATCACCATATGGATCATGGAGAGGACCTTGGCCGCATCCACACCCGCAAATAAATCTCGCACAATGGTTCGACCCAAGACCGCGGCAGCGCCCCCGCCGATCGATTGAAAAATGCGCATCAGGAACAGTTCTTCGACGGTCGCAACATATGCTGACATGACCGATGCGATGAAAAAAATTAACAGCCCCGACAAGATCACCATCCGCCGCCCAAATCGGTCGGAAACAGGACCATAAATCAGCATTCCGACGGCAAAGCCCAACAGGAAGACGCTGACCGTGCGCTGGATCGCCGCATCCGATGTCGCCAGCCCCTTGGCAATGTCGGGAAGCGCCGGCAGGTACATATCAATCGACATCGCGCCAATGGCAACCAACAGCGCCAACAGCACAATCATCCGCACCCGCGCGCCCCGCGTCGAAACCATTTTTAAGTTTTCAGAGGAGATCTCATTCATTACGGCAAACTGACACGGCCAGTATGGCGGCGCAAACCCAAAATCGGTGCCTAAGGGCGCAACACCCGTCGGAGTACTTACTCCTTAAACGACCGCACCGCGAAGATAACAAACATTCCAGCGGACAGCACGTTGATGCTAAAAAGTATCGAGATTTCTAGGTATTTCAGTGAAGACATCGCAAACCCCCAACTGTTTAGGGCAAGGAAGAAGAGGTCCGTGGCTTCCATCAAAATCGCAAGCATAATAAACATCACGCCGACATTATGCGAATATTGATCAAACTCGGCGACAGACTCAGGAATTGTATCCGGGTAAATTTTTCTCAATAAATAAATTCGATGTTCAAGGAACACCCCGAAGGCAGCGATCAGTATGGCGATGTTTTCTTCCAGCGCGACCTCGGTTGGAATAAAATTCATACCCATATTATCGGCTAAGAATTGAACCTGCTGAGTCATAATTCCAGCAGCACCCAACAGGATCACCAAACTGATAAAACAAAGCGTAAAGTGATTACCGGCAACACGATAAATCATGAGTAATTCCAATCAGCCCCTTTAATTTTCAGCATGGGGAGGCAACACTGACGAAGCCCCAACCTGAGTACTGATCCCATTCCTTTTTTCCCTTGGCTTTGGCGATCTTTTTAAAATAAGCGCGCACGGCATCTCGCTTGGTGATCTTCTTATATTTAATAGCCGCAGCGGTGAAACCGGCAACCAGGGGCGAAGAAAAAGACGTGCCGGACATCGCCTTGCTGCCACCAGGGATAGCCGTCCAAATTTTGACGCCAGGGGCGGTAAATTCAACATACTTACCCGCCGACGAAAACCGTGCGACGGTGTCATATTCGTCGGAGGCCGCAATCGCGATGACCGGTGGATAGGCCGCCGGATAGCTTTTCTTTCGGGTGAAGGGGCCATTATTTCCGGCCGACGCAACCATGATAATGCCAAGCTTATCCGCATGCTCAACAGCCTTCCGCACCAGCCTATTTGACGGGCCACCGATGCTGAAATTAATCACCTGTACTTTCTGCTTGATCAGCCAATTGATCGCCTTGAGGATGCTTTTCGCGCTGGCCCTGGATCTTCCCTTTTTTGTTCGGTGAAATACGTTGGCGGCACTCAGATGCGCGCCTGGCAACAAGCTGCCATATTTCTTGCTGCCCACCAGCATCGACGCCACTGCCGTTCCATGCGAGATCGAAGACATCTTTTGGCCTTTGCGGTGGAAGGAGCGGAAGGCGAGCTTGCTGGCCTTAAACGCCGAATGCTTGGTATCCACACCCCCATCGACCATGCCCATCCGAATGCCGCGACCACAACTGGATTTGGCCTTGCCCCACTTCGCCGCCCGTCGGCTGACATAGTGGGATCTATTTTTAGCGGCCGCATGTTGTTCAAAATGGTGATGAACGTCTGAGATGACTTCTGGATGGCGCTGTTCGTGCAGGTGGCGGGCGTGAAAAGGATGCGCACCACTGTCGATTTTCATGTGATACAGCTTTGAGCCCATGCCGTCCAAATGAGTGATATCGATGATAGAAAGCCCTAATTCTGAAAGACTAGATTCGTAATCCGGCGGTGGGTCGAGCACCAGAAACTCGCCTTCATGATGGACATTATCGTCCTCATGGCGCGCTAATTCATGGACCGGCGGGAGTTTGGTATTTGCGCCGTCATCCGGGGTTTGAGCACAACCTGTGAGATACAACCCAGAGAGCGCAATACAAAAGGCAACGGGACGACTGATTCTTGCAAATATACGCACTTTAATTGCCTCCCAATAATATTTTTTATTTAAATTGGTATGGCAATTATACTTATCTATTCGCGCTCAAATATCAATGTGAGGCAGTGATTCTTCCCAAAATACTTAGTTTTCAACCGGCTTGATCGTCCGAAGATAAGCGACGACCGCATCGACATCCGCTTCTGACATTTGGCTATAACATCCAAAACACATCGGCGGGCGAAGCTTGGTGCCGTCATGCCGCACGCCTTTTGTAATTGCGCGCTTGATTTGGGCATCGGTCCAGTCGCCAATTCCTGAGTTCTTATCAGGGGTGATGTTCGGGGAAACGCTTTCGCCCCATGGCCCAGGGAAGACCCGACCGCCCGCGCCAAACTTAGCAAGAACCATTCTGCCTTTCACAAACGGCGTGTGACATTCCATGCAGTGGCCGATCAGAACAAGGTACGCGCCAAAAGCAATCTGTTTGCTGGGTGAAACGTCGGCGACTTTACCGGCTGGCTTCTGAGCTATGAGCTTCATGCGATAGACCGATTTTGGGGTGCTGTTACGGATTGGCTTCACCGTCCGCAGGTAAGCCACAATCGACTTCACGTCGTGGTCGGACATACCATTGTAGAATTCGATCGCCATCGGCGGGCCGATCACGCTGCCATCGGGACGCGTGCCTTCCCGAATCGCCGTAATGAGTTGGGCATCGGTCCACGTACCAATGCCGGTTTCCATGTCCGGCGTGATATTGGGCGCGTACGACTTGAACGGAGCCTTGTCGTCGCCAAAGCTATTGCCGCCTGCCAGGTACTTACCTTTCATCGGTCCGCCCCATGGCGTGTGGCAATTGCCGCAGCCGGCAATGCCTTCGGTAAGATACTTGCCGCGCTCAACCAAAGAACTGGCTGAGGCCGAAGGTGCCAGGACGACGGCAAAAAATCCAACCAGCCAAATTATCAATACTGATCGACGATAGTTAAAACTCATAGCCCCCCCCTTTGAGCACCTGGAATTTAAAGGCTAAGAACTTATCAAAAAAATTTCAACTATTAAAATTTGAAGACACTGCAAACGGAAACCCGTGCAAAAATATGCAGTGCCAAAACTATAAATTATAGGGTGGGGTGAAAATTGGTCGGGGAGGAAAATCATTACCCCCTCAGATCTTCTCGCCTAGAACACGACGAGAAGAACTGATATAATTGAGATAAGACGAACAATTATATAGGGCCTAGCAACTAAGATGGCCATCAACGACTTTATAAGTTCCTATTCAAAAGATGAAATTACCGATCCTCTGCTTCTAGAATTTCTAGATGCCGTCGGCGGCCAAGGATATATAGATTTTGAAGTCCTACAGAGTAAGGATTTCATGAAATATTGGCCAAACATATCAATTCATAGGTATGAGGATGAGGACTTCACGTATATCCACTTTGGCACGCAACTGGTTGAGCATATGAAATGTGAGCGAACAGGAAAACGGGTGCTAGAGTTAACCGATCATCCCCGTAAGGAAGTCCTATTTGATGCTCTAATGGAGGTCCATAAAAATAAGAAACCCATGTACACCGTCGGCAATCTAAAGATCGACGGTAGAGAACATAAGCAATGGCAACAGGTAAAGATGCCTATGCAGCGTAATGGAGGAATGAATGAGGTTCTGAGCTTTATCGCTTATAAACCGTACGAGAACTGATGCTAACGCAGTTCCCCAAGTTCCTTCTCAACCAACTTGATTCCGTCCAGCAGCCCCTTACCGCCTTCATGTCTACGCGTGCAGGCATATCCTACACACACTGACACGTGCGCGGTAAATTTATTTATTGTTTTCAAAAAGTTAGAAGAAATGGTCGGGGAGACAAGATTCGAACTTGCGACCCTCTGGTCCCAAACCAGATGCGCTACCAGGCTGCGCCACTCCCCGACACAGAGGATATTGGGCAGACTTCTAGGAGGTTTAAGGGATATTGGCAAGACCTGAAATTAGCCTCTAATTTTTACAAACCTTCAATATAACTGGTGACTTGCTCCATAACGCCTGGGAGGCGCGGTACTAACTTAGTAATCGTGTCCCAGTCGTCTGTTTTGCCAGCCTTCTCTAGTTCCGTACAAATATCGGCCAGTTCGTTGGCGCCAACTGCCCGTGACGACGATTTGAGTTTGTGAGAAGCAGATGCGACATCGGCGGCTGATTCCTTTTCGAAACCAGCTTCGATGTCTTTAGTATTATCTGTTGCCGGGCCAATGAAGTCATTGAGAATCTCGCGGAAGGTATCAGGGTCATCGCCGAACACAGATTTCAAGGCGGACGGATCAATCACGCCGTTGCCATTATCCGGGGGATCATCGTTTTGCGACTCATCTTTAGGCTCAGGCTCCGCGTGCTTGATCTTGAGTTCTGAGCTAGGTGCCGCCTCTGGCATCCATTTGGTGAGCGCCGCGCGCAGCTTGGAAATCTCCACCGGCTTGGAAAGGAAATCATCCATGCCGACTTCGTAGCAGTGGTCCACCTCTGCCTTCAGGGCGCTGGCGGTAATCGCAATGATAGGCAGGCGTGTATCTGTCCCAACCTCGCCGCGGCGCACAGTTTCCGTTAATCCAAAACCATCTAAATTTGGCATATGGCAGTCTGTCAGCAAAATCGCATAGGATTTCTTGGACAGGGCAACCAAGGCATCTTTGCCATCGTCCGCAATTTCGGCTGCGTAGCCCAAGTTATTCAACTGACGCAGTATGACTTTCTGATTGGTAAGATTATCCTCGGCAAACAGGATCAATTGGCCCGCGGCCTCGGCTTCCTCCACTGACGGGGGTTCGAAGATAATTTCAGAACCGTCCACTTCATCGTACTCAACCTCAAGACTGGCGCGTCCTACGGCAACTGCAAAGCTACGATTAAACGAAGCACGTCGGTTCGGGCTGGTTTCCACATAGACCGTATTATCAAATTCTTGCAGGCCGTCCTTTGTCCGAACCCGCGTGCCAAGAACAAAGGCGGTGTCTTTGATTTCCGGTCGGGACTGAATTTCTGAAATGACTTCTTGTCCCCCTTGTTCCAAATAAACGCCGGACATGTAAACAACCGTCACGACATCTTTGTTCTTGGCAGACTTTTCAACTGCATCAGGAATTTCACCGATGTCTTCCAACACCGTCACGGTCGCTCCCCAGCTCCTCATGTAATCCAAGATGAGGGGATTTTGTACGATCCCTATGATATTTACATCGCTCAGGTCTTGTTCATTGCGGGTAAGCTTTTCATCCTCTGCCAGCGGTAAGGTCAGGGTAACACTGAAGGTCGATCCTTCATCAATGACGCTTTCAACATCGATCTGGCTGTCCATCATTTCCGCCAGCCGTTGGCAGATCGTCAGGCCCAGTCCGGTTCCGCCGAAACGGCGAGTGGTCGAACTTTCTGCCTGCGCAAAGGCGGTGAACAAACTCGCCTTGCCTTTTTCCGTAAGGCCGATACCGCTGTCGATAACCTTGAAGCAGATTTTCACTTCATCTGCCGCACTCACCTCCAACAAATCAGCGCGCATCAAAACGCCGCCTTCCTCGGTGAATTTGACCGCATTGCCAACCAAGTTGAACAATATTTGCCGAATTCTAACTTGGTCGCCCAGAACCGCATCGGGTATCTTCGGATCAATGAATGTGCGCAGCCAAATTTTCTTGGTTCTTGATGTTGCAGATAAAGTTTCGGCAACCCCCTCGACTATTTCACAGATTGAAATTGGCAGCAGTTCCAGGTCCAACTTTCCCGACTCGATCTTGGAGAAGTCTAGAATATCGTTGATGATGGTCAGCAACGCGTAAGCCGAACTGCGAACGATTTCCACCATCTCCCCTTGATCAGAATCCAATTTTGTCTGTTGTAGCAGATCGATCATGCCGATCACGCCATTCATCGGCGTGCGAATTTCGTGGCTCATGGTGGCGAGGAATTCGGCTTTTGCTTCGCTCGCCTTCTCGGCCAACACCTTGGCATGAGCCAAAGACTCTTCGATCTGCTTGCGCTCTGTAATGTCGATGGCAACGGAAACGGTCCCGCCTTCGTAGGACGGGGCTTGGCGCAGTTCAACCGTTCCATTCGGCGTTGTGACCTCAAATGTCGCCGCCGTATTATGTCGAAACTTGGCCATTCTTTCGGCGACAAAATCTTCTGGATCAAGGGGGCCATAATCGCCGCGCTCAGCAAGAAATTTAATAACCTCGGAAACGGGTTTGCCGATTTGAATTAGCGCGTCAGGAACATTCATAAGTTCCCGATATCGATCATTAAAGAGGGTATAGTTAAACGCATTATCGATCTGATAAATGCCGTCCGTCATGTTATCCAACGCAAGACGAAGCTGACTTTCGGCACGTTTACGTTCGGTAATATCGGTGGTGGTGACAACAAACCCGCCAGTTGGGACCGGGTTGCTCAAAATGTTAATGGAGCGACCATTTATTCGAACCATGTCGCGTTCCCAAGCTTCGGTCATACGTGAGGGGTCCTTCACACGTTCGAGCATTTCCTCCCAGTTTTCACTATGATCTTTGCGCATTGTCGCGCCGACAATGTTATCGAAGGATTCGTTTTCTTTTAAGAGCCCTTCTGGAAGATCAAATTGTTCTCGATAACGATCATTGTAGCTCACCAACTTCCACTCGCTATCATACATGGTAATTCCCTGACCCAAGTTTTCCATGGTCAGATTAAGAATTCGAGTTTGTTCAGCGAGTGCCTGCTCCACGATATTACGATGTTTGATTTGATTGCTCAGGCTACGGTTCCAGAGAATGATCACAAAGATGACCAAAACCACAACCACACCGACCTGTGCCGCCGTCTCCAGATCGATTCCGGTATCATAACTCACCGATACCCATTTAGACCGGATTGCGCTTTCTTCCTCCGGCGTAATAGAGGCCAGTGCTTTGTTGATGATCGACACAAATTCTGGCCAATCCTTGCGCACCGCAAAGGACATACCGGGCAATTCAAAGCCTGTGGGAGCCGCCACTTTCAGGTTAGAAATATTGTGCTTTTTTATAAGGAAGGTGCTGACCGCCAGATTAATTGCCGTGGCATCTGCTTTCCCCAGGGCCACGGCGTGGAGTGCTTCCAAGGGCGAATTAACCGAGAGTACATTTGTGTTCGGATATTTGGCTAAGGTTGCATGGGTAACCGCGTATCCTTTGGGCAGGGCAATCTTACGCCCCGTTAAATCACCCAGCCCTGCAACAAGGGGGTGGTCATCCAGGGTCACAATAACAACAGGGAATGCCATGTGCGGGCGAGAAAAATTCATGAACTTGTCACGCTTCGCCGTTTTAGTGGCGGCAGGGAGAACATCGATAGATTGCGCCTTGATACCGGCAATGACCTGTTGCCAATTTAATCCCGGAACGGCCTTCATGGTGAGGCCCAACCGTTCAGAAACCAGCCTTATGTAATCCGAGGCCATGCCCGCATAGGCTCCATTGCCGTCTATATATTCAAACGGTGGATAGTCAGGGTCCACACCCAAGCGAATATTTTGATGAGCGGCGAGCCATGCCTTTTCTTGATTTGTTAAATTTAGTTTTGGACGAGAAGTCTTAGAAACATTCGCCGCCTTGATCCAACGTTCCCGAATGCCCTCGATGGTCTCAGGTGAGATTGCATCCATGGCTTTGAGCAAAATGGACGCAAGCAGAGGTGTCTCCTTTCGCGTCGCAATTTGGAGTTGGCTGAAGTTGGAGCCGCCCAGTTTCACCTCTCCGGAAAGCGCAAGCCCCGTCATCATCTCCCGCGCCATGAGATAATTAAATACAGCCAATTCTCCCACGGCTGCATCCGCCTTGCCAAAGGTTACAGCCTTCATGCTTTCGTCTGTATTTTTAACCAGATGAAGTTTGATCTTCGGATAATCCCGCTTCAAAATTTCTTCGTAAAAGAACCCCTTGGGCAAAGCGACGGTCTTGCCGATCAACTGGTCCAAATTGTCATAGGGTTTTTCCTGGCGACTTAAAATCGTGTTCGGATTGAAAGCATAAGGCTTGGTATAAAGAAGGTAGTTCTGACGTTCCGGCGTCTTTACAATATTCAACATGATGTCGAGGTCGCCGCTCTTCATCATGTCGAGGAATTGGTTCCAAGTCGGGCCGGTGACGTAATCCACCTTGGCACCGATCATAGATGCCAGCTTGTTCATATAGTCGATGGAAAAGCCCCGCGGTTTCCCGTCCCCAAAAAAATTGAACGGTGGCCAGTCGTCTTCGTTATGAACCCGAAGCACCGGATGAGCCGCCAGCCATTTCTTTTCCGCATCCGTAAGATTTAATTTACTGTCGACTTTATCGACATCTACAACCACCTTGGGATCGGCAATTGACGCCCAACGTCGTTCGACCTCCTGACGTTCCTCTGCCGTCACCAATGCCATTCCTTCATTGATGATCTTAATCAGTTCCCGATTGCCCTTGGTGGCGGCAACGAACCAATTACTTCGATAGAGGGGCGTCTTATTTGGCGCCTCGAAGACATAACCAAGGCCGGCTTTTTGAAGATGGAAAATAGCGGTCGGCGTATCAGCGGCGAAGACCTGAAGTTTTTCCTCACGCAACGCCTTCATAAGGTCGTCGTAGTTCTTGAACCCAACGATGGTCCCACTCGGCAATTTCTTTTTTAGGAAACCCTCCACATAATCACCCGCCAGGACCCCCACCCGATAGGCAGTCAAGTCCTCCACCGTTTCAATATGCGGCAGGTCTTTATGAACGAAAAAGTTTGTGTCGGTTTCGGTTAGGCGGGAACCGTATTCAAGATACTTGGCGCGCTCATCGTTGAAAAACAACCCGGCATGGACGTCTGCCTCCCCCGCCCCCACCATGCGCAGAGTCTCGGCCCAGGTCGCTGCTTTAAAGTCAATTTTTATGCCCGTCTTTTCTGACCACAGGTGCCACAGGTCGATGATCATACCCGCAGCCTTGCCATTCTGGTCCCTGAAATGGAACTGAACGCAGTCAGCGCAGTAAGCAACGGAAATTCGATCCGGCTTGGCAGCTTCGGAAATTGAAGGTAGCCCGAGGGCAAACGACCATAAAATAAATCCCGCCAAGAAACTGCGTAACAGCGACAGTCCGAAATCGGATTTACGATGATCAACCAAAGTCACGTACCCCTAAAATGCACATGTCCCCTCATCTTAATCATAAAGTTCTCGCCTGAAAGCTCTTTATCTGAAGGGCAACCTTTCGGAACTGTATTGGAATGGACCCGTTCAGCAGCTAAAATCCCCGGAACTTCACCTTTTTACAGCGCTCTCCAACATGCACTATAATAGGTCCCCATGATCAAACCCATGACCCAACCCTCTGCTAAACAAGACCTAGACGATGAAGATCTCCCGGCGCAGCCCCTGCCCAAAGACGCACGGCTGTACCTGACCAAGGATGGATTCTATCGCCTTGAAGCCGAATTGGCGGAACTGGTCAAAGTTGATCGCCCGAAGGTGGTCGATACTGTTTCCTGGGCCGCCGGCAATGGCGACAGGTCTGAGAATGGCGATTACATCTACGGTAAAAAGCGCTTACGTGAAATCGACCGCCGCATCCGGTTTCTCACCAAACGATTGGAAAATGCCAACGTTGTTGATCCTGAAGAACAGACCCAACATGACCGTGCCTTCTTTGGTGCAACAGTAACCTATGTCACCACAGACGGCAGCGAGGTTGAAAATACCGTGACCATTGTTGGGGTGGACGAAGCCGAACACGGGCCGGGGCGCGTTACCTTGGTATCACCTGTTGCCAGGGCTTTACTGCGCACAGAAGTTGGTGACGAAGTTTATATCCAAACCCCGGCGGGGAATACGCTCATCGAAGTGACTGAGATTAGGTACGGTTAGAATGTCTAAAATTCGTCCCATGACCGCGGTTGAGAAAATTCTCGCGCGTGCCTCCGGCAAGGAAAGCGTCAGCCCCGGCGACATCGTCTTTCCCGATCCCGAAGTGATTATGATCCACGACGCGTTGGTTCTTCCCAGCAAGCACGAATTGGACAGCCTCGGCATTGATCGTCTTTATGATCCGAGCCGGGTCGTCGTCGTCACCGACCACGAGGTTCTTTATACCTGTGCCCGCGCGGCAGAGATCGGCGCGACGGTGCGTGAAGCCGTCCGCGACTGGAAGGTCGAGCAATTCTACGATGTCGGCCAAGGCGGTCATGGGCACATATTTTTGGATGAACGCGGCATCATCCTTCCCGGCATGTTCGTCTTCGACAATGACCGCCACTGCACCACCCACGGTTCCATCGGCGCGTTCGCGTTAAGAGCTGGCGGAGAGATCACCCGGGTGCTGGCGACGGGAACACTATGGACGCAAATTCCAAAGTCCATTCGCATGACCATGACAGGGAAGCTCAAGCCCGGCGTCTTTGCCCGCGATGTCGGCTTTCAGATGGCAAAGGATTTGAAAGCCGGCGGTGCCTATGGTGTCGATATGGATTACCGGGTTCTGGAACTGACCGGCCCCGGCTTGGATCAATTCAATTGGGATGGCCGGGTCGCCTTGACCACATCACCGACAGAGGTCCGCGCCATTGGC
This Rhodospirillaceae bacterium DNA region includes the following protein-coding sequences:
- a CDS encoding multidrug effflux MFS transporter — encoded protein: MNEISSENLKMVSTRGARVRMIVLLALLVAIGAMSIDMYLPALPDIAKGLATSDAAIQRTVSVFLLGFAVGMLIYGPVSDRFGRRMVILSGLLIFFIASVMSAYVATVEELFLMRIFQSIGGGAAAVLGRTIVRDLFAGVDAAKVLSMIHMVMGIAPLVAPTLGGQIMLYSDWRGIFLGLAIFGAMCLSATFFMLKETLPPERRGDLKLAAAFIAYSHILKDRYAVGHIIGGGLTTAAMFVYITGSPMVLISYYGVPPEWFGALFSINVFGLLLSSYLNIRLLKRYTIPQMTTAGQMSGALGAIGLLVLGGTGTFGIYGILVPTLFIVGINGMVSANCNAILMHRYPRNAGAAAALFGATRVLFGAIGGILLSIFTSGTPLALCLAMFFCAGMAPVVRLGLAREKYA
- a CDS encoding S8 family serine peptidase; this translates as MRIFARISRPVAFCIALSGLYLTGCAQTPDDGANTKLPPVHELARHEDDNVHHEGEFLVLDPPPDYESSLSELGLSIIDITHLDGMGSKLYHMKIDSGAHPFHARHLHEQRHPEVISDVHHHFEQHAAAKNRSHYVSRRAAKWGKAKSSCGRGIRMGMVDGGVDTKHSAFKASKLAFRSFHRKGQKMSSISHGTAVASMLVGSKKYGSLLPGAHLSAANVFHRTKKGRSRASAKSILKAINWLIKQKVQVINFSIGGPSNRLVRKAVEHADKLGIIMVASAGNNGPFTRKKSYPAAYPPVIAIAASDEYDTVARFSSAGKYVEFTAPGVKIWTAIPGGSKAMSGTSFSSPLVAGFTAAAIKYKKITKRDAVRAYFKKIAKAKGKKEWDQYSGWGFVSVASPC
- a CDS encoding c-type cytochrome, producing the protein MSFNYRRSVLIIWLVGFFAVVLAPSASASSLVERGKYLTEGIAGCGNCHTPWGGPMKGKYLAGGNSFGDDKAPFKSYAPNITPDMETGIGTWTDAQLITAIREGTRPDGSVIGPPMAIEFYNGMSDHDVKSIVAYLRTVKPIRNSTPKSVYRMKLIAQKPAGKVADVSPSKQIAFGAYLVLIGHCMECHTPFVKGRMVLAKFGAGGRVFPGPWGESVSPNITPDKNSGIGDWTDAQIKRAITKGVRHDGTKLRPPMCFGCYSQMSEADVDAVVAYLRTIKPVEN
- a CDS encoding transporter substrate-binding domain-containing protein, which encodes MTLVDHRKSDFGLSLLRSFLAGFILWSFALGLPSISEAAKPDRISVAYCADCVQFHFRDQNGKAAGMIIDLWHLWSEKTGIKIDFKAATWAETLRMVGAGEADVHAGLFFNDERAKYLEYGSRLTETDTNFFVHKDLPHIETVEDLTAYRVGVLAGDYVEGFLKKKLPSGTIVGFKNYDDLMKALREEKLQVFAADTPTAIFHLQKAGLGYVFEAPNKTPLYRSNWFVAATKGNRELIKIINEGMALVTAEERQEVERRWASIADPKVVVDVDKVDSKLNLTDAEKKWLAAHPVLRVHNEDDWPPFNFFGDGKPRGFSIDYMNKLASMIGAKVDYVTGPTWNQFLDMMKSGDLDIMLNIVKTPERQNYLLYTKPYAFNPNTILSRQEKPYDNLDQLIGKTVALPKGFFYEEILKRDYPKIKLHLVKNTDESMKAVTFGKADAAVGELAVFNYLMAREMMTGLALSGEVKLGGSNFSQLQIATRKETPLLASILLKAMDAISPETIEGIRERWIKAANVSKTSRPKLNLTNQEKAWLAAHQNIRLGVDPDYPPFEYIDGNGAYAGMASDYIRLVSERLGLTMKAVPGLNWQQVIAGIKAQSIDVLPAATKTAKRDKFMNFSRPHMAFPVVIVTLDDHPLVAGLGDLTGRKIALPKGYAVTHATLAKYPNTNVLSVNSPLEALHAVALGKADATAINLAVSTFLIKKHNISNLKVAAPTGFELPGMSFAVRKDWPEFVSIINKALASITPEEESAIRSKWVSVSYDTGIDLETAAQVGVVVVLVIFVIILWNRSLSNQIKHRNIVEQALAEQTRILNLTMENLGQGITMYDSEWKLVSYNDRYREQFDLPEGLLKENESFDNIVGATMRKDHSENWEEMLERVKDPSRMTEAWERDMVRINGRSINILSNPVPTGGFVVTTTDITERKRAESQLRLALDNMTDGIYQIDNAFNYTLFNDRYRELMNVPDALIQIGKPVSEVIKFLAERGDYGPLDPEDFVAERMAKFRHNTAATFEVTTPNGTVELRQAPSYEGGTVSVAIDITERKQIEESLAHAKVLAEKASEAKAEFLATMSHEIRTPMNGVIGMIDLLQQTKLDSDQGEMVEIVRSSAYALLTIINDILDFSKIESGKLDLELLPISICEIVEGVAETLSATSRTKKIWLRTFIDPKIPDAVLGDQVRIRQILFNLVGNAVKFTEEGGVLMRADLLEVSAADEVKICFKVIDSGIGLTEKGKASLFTAFAQAESSTTRRFGGTGLGLTICQRLAEMMDSQIDVESVIDEGSTFSVTLTLPLAEDEKLTRNEQDLSDVNIIGIVQNPLILDYMRSWGATVTVLEDIGEIPDAVEKSAKNKDVVTVVYMSGVYLEQGGQEVISEIQSRPEIKDTAFVLGTRVRTKDGLQEFDNTVYVETSPNRRASFNRSFAVAVGRASLEVEYDEVDGSEIIFEPPSVEEAEAAGQLILFAEDNLTNQKVILRQLNNLGYAAEIADDGKDALVALSKKSYAILLTDCHMPNLDGFGLTETVRRGEVGTDTRLPIIAITASALKAEVDHCYEVGMDDFLSKPVEISKLRAALTKWMPEAAPSSELKIKHAEPEPKDESQNDDPPDNGNGVIDPSALKSVFGDDPDTFREILNDFIGPATDNTKDIEAGFEKESAADVASASHKLKSSSRAVGANELADICTELEKAGKTDDWDTITKLVPRLPGVMEQVTSYIEGL
- the greB gene encoding transcription elongation factor GreB — translated: MIKPMTQPSAKQDLDDEDLPAQPLPKDARLYLTKDGFYRLEAELAELVKVDRPKVVDTVSWAAGNGDRSENGDYIYGKKRLREIDRRIRFLTKRLENANVVDPEEQTQHDRAFFGATVTYVTTDGSEVENTVTIVGVDEAEHGPGRVTLVSPVARALLRTEVGDEVYIQTPAGNTLIEVTEIRYG